A region of the Elusimicrobiota bacterium genome:
AGGGGTGAGCGGCGGTAGAGGGCGGCCCACTCCGGCGCGGGCTTGGCGCGGATGGTCTTGAAGACTTCGGCCTCGTGGGCCACCTGGAAATGGGCCAGGAGCTGCGGACGGTCGCCGCAGAACACCACGTAGCCCGCGGCCAGGACCACGATGCGGTCCACGGCGCCGAGATACTCCATGGAGTGGGTGGTGGTGACCACGGTCCGGCCGCCGCGCGCCAAAGACGCCAGGAGCTTGACCAGGTCCTCCTCGGTCCCGGGGTCCAGGCCCGAGGCCGGCTCGTCGAGGATGAGGATTTGGGGGTCGGCCAGGAGCTCGATGCCGATGTTGACGCGCTTGCGCTGGCCGCCGGAGAGCCGGTGGATCCGCCGGTCCTTCGCCGCCGCCAGGCCCAGGACCGCGGCCGCGGACTCGATGCGTTTGCTCACGTCGGCGGGCGGCAGGGCCGTGTCCAGGCGCAGGCCGGAGGCGAACTCGAAAGCCTCGGCCACGGTGAGCTGGGGATGGATGACGTCGTCCTGGGGCACGTAGCCCAATCCCAGCCGGTATTGGCTGCGCATCTCCCAGACGTCTTTGCCGTCGAAGGTCACCCGGCCGCTGGCGGGCCGCTGGGTCGTGGTCAGGCATTTGAGCAAGGTGCTCTTGCCGCAGCCGGAAGGGCCGATGATGGCGGTCAGCTCCCCGGAGCGGAAGGACAGGCTGGCCTCGTGCAGGAGAGCGGCCCCGCCGGCCCGGAAAGTGACGGCTTCCATCCTGAGGTTGGCCATTTCGGACCCGGTCGATGGATATGATACCGTATTTGCCCCGTCCTCGCAGGCATGACGTAACTCATTGCCTGCCGGGCCCGGGACGGGGTACACTGTATCATCGTAGGGAGGCGCCAATGAATATCTTCGAGGACAATAGCCTCAGCATCGGACACACCCCGCTGGTCAGGCTCAACCGGATGACCCAGGGCCTGGGCGCCACCGTCCTGGCCAAGACCGAGGGCCGCAATCCGTCCTATTCCGTCAAATGCCGCATCGGCGCCGCCATGATCTGGGACGCGGAGAAGAAGGGTATCCTCAAGCCGGGGGGGAAGAACCCGACCGTGCTGGAGCCGACCAGCGGCAATACGGGCATCGCTCTGGCTTTCGTGTGCGCGGCGCGGGGCTACCGATTGACTCTGACCATGCCGGAGACCATGTCTTTGGAGCGGCGCCGCATGCTCAAGGCCTTCGGGGCCGAGGTGGTGCTGACCGAGGGCGCCAAAGGCATGCCGGGCGCGATCGCCAAGGCCGAGGAGCTCGCGGCCGCGGCGCCGGGCCAGTACTGGATCCCCCAGCAGTTCAAGAATCCGGCCAACCCGGAGATCCACTTCAAGACCACCGGCCCGGAGATCTGGGACGACACGGACGGGAAAGTGGACATCTTCGTCTCAGGCATCGGGACGGGCGGGACCATCACCGGCGTGAGCCGCTACCTCAAGGAGGTCCGCAAGAAGCCCATCTGGTCGGTGGGCGTCGAGCCTTCCGCCTCGCCCGTGCTCACCGCCATCCGCAACAAGGAGACGCCCAAGCCCGGCCCGCACAAGATCCAGGGCATCGGAGCCGGCTTCAAGCCGGACGTGCTGGACCTGGCCTTGGTCGACGAGATCCAGACGGTCTCCAACGAGGAGGCGGTGGACCTGGCGCGGCGGCTGCACCGGGAGGAAGGCATCACGGTGGGGATATCCTCCGGCGCGGCCCTGGCCGCGGCTCTGCGGCTGGCGGCGCTGCCGGAGCACAAGGGCAAGCTGATCGTGGTCGTTTTCCCGGACGCCGGCGACCGCTACCACTCCTCCATCCTGTTCCAGGACATCGCGGTCTAACCCCGCTCACCAGATCGAGCAGGCCTTGCCCGCGGGCTTGGTCATGGGCGCGCCCGCCGGGCAGGCGAAGGCCCGCGCGAACTCGGGCATGTTGACGACGACTCCGTTGATGCGGTACCGCGCGGGCGAGTGAGGGTTGGTCAGCGCCCACTCGCGCTGCTGCTCCGGGCGGGCGTTCTCGCAGGCCCACTGCGCGAAGCCCACGAAGAAGCGCTGCTCGGGGGTGAGGCCGTCGTTGGGCGAGAGCGCCTTGCCCTTGACCGCGTCCTGCCAAGCCTCGTAGGCCAGGATCTCGCCGCCGAGGTCGGCGATGTCCTCGCCGAGGGAGAGCGCGCTGTTGACGTGGATGTCGTCGACGGCGACGTAGCTCCCGTACTGGTCGGAGACGCACTTGGCGCGCTCGGCGAACTGCGCGGCGTCCGCTTTCGTCCACCAGTCCTTGAGGTTGCCGTGCGCGTCGTACTGGTGGCCCTCGTCGTCGAAGCCGTGCGTGAGCTCGTGGCCGATGGTTCCGCCGGTGTTCCCGTAATTCGGGGCGTC
Encoded here:
- a CDS encoding ABC transporter ATP-binding protein, whose translation is MANLRMEAVTFRAGGAALLHEASLSFRSGELTAIIGPSGCGKSTLLKCLTTTQRPASGRVTFDGKDVWEMRSQYRLGLGYVPQDDVIHPQLTVAEAFEFASGLRLDTALPPADVSKRIESAAAVLGLAAAKDRRIHRLSGGQRKRVNIGIELLADPQILILDEPASGLDPGTEEDLVKLLASLARGGRTVVTTTHSMEYLGAVDRIVVLAAGYVVFCGDRPQLLAHFQVAHEAEVFKTIRAKPAPEWAALYRRSPLAAQALRG
- the cysK gene encoding cysteine synthase A; protein product: MNIFEDNSLSIGHTPLVRLNRMTQGLGATVLAKTEGRNPSYSVKCRIGAAMIWDAEKKGILKPGGKNPTVLEPTSGNTGIALAFVCAARGYRLTLTMPETMSLERRRMLKAFGAEVVLTEGAKGMPGAIAKAEELAAAAPGQYWIPQQFKNPANPEIHFKTTGPEIWDDTDGKVDIFVSGIGTGGTITGVSRYLKEVRKKPIWSVGVEPSASPVLTAIRNKETPKPGPHKIQGIGAGFKPDVLDLALVDEIQTVSNEEAVDLARRLHREEGITVGISSGAALAAALRLAALPEHKGKLIVVVFPDAGDRYHSSILFQDIAV